The DNA window TCTGATGCACCACAGAAAGCTCTGTTATAGACATTCAACCAAACaggaatgttttaaaatgtctcTTAAGTTGTGAAAATGTTGAGAAAAGTCCTGCACACACAAAGGCTGCACTGCTCTTTACTTGTATTGTAGAATAACAAAGTGCTTAGCCTAAAATGTATATTAGATTATATTGGAGCACACACAGCAAAAGTGATCATGAATGATGGGTGATTTAAgagacagtaaaaatatagattacTGCTTCTAGAGCTGCATTGCATTTTAATTAATGATGACTATGAGACACACTTTATTGCAGCAGTATCTAAGACTGGCAAGCAGACAACTCTTCAGTTCAAGCCCGCTGTCCAGAAGCCAAAGAAGAATCCGTGGTCAGATGAGTCTGATGATCCGTCCGACGGTGAAATGGAGGCAGAGGAAGACGTCGGCCCCAGAGAGCGGATAGAACGCAAAACTAAAGGTGAATCCGCTGGACGACACCAATCATTATCCCCCACTGATGGATAAATGCATCGACAAATAGCTGCTTCAGTTGTCCGTTTGCTCTTACGTGACAACCACTTAGCCGATCACCGTTCTAAGCTCTTCCTTACCCAGATCGCGAGGCAATCTGTAAACACTCCACAAATGTTTCCTGAGGATAATTGCCACTGATGCCAGTTTATCTCGAGCTGATTGCAACAGCTGTTGGATTACTCATTTAGCAGGAGTAATCAAAGAAGCAAGAAATGGCAGCATTAGTAAAGCGGTGTGTTCTGTTTTCCTTTCCTTAAGCTACGGTGAAGTACAGCATGTCTGACAGCGAAGAGGAATTTGATGACTGGGGGAAGAAGGAAGCTCCAAAGCGGAAAGCTGTCACCAGCGATGATGACGCCAGTTTCGCCCCAGAGCCCAGCACCGTGTCCGACAGCGACGCAGACCCTCCAGCCCCACCACCTCCCAAAGCTAAGGAACCTGCGTGAGTATGAGACAGCAGATGACTCGTGTCTAAAGCGGATTTCACATTTcctgtccattttttttatttttctggtcaACATTAAgttacgtttttgtcatttcactcCAGGAAGAAAGTGGCAAAGAGCAAAATGGttaaacagacagacaccaaGTCAAGTTGTAAGTATTTTTATTGGACTCTTGTCACATAAAGAAATGTTAGGGCAAAGGTCAGAGGAGTAATGTTTTGCTCATTCTCAAACTTTACAGCTCAGTCAGATGATCCTGCACCCAAGGCCCCAGCTCAACGTAAAACCAAAGAGGCTGCACCCAAGAAAACGGCTGCAGCCAAGAAACCAGCTGCATCCAAGAAGAAGGCTGCAGGTAACACCACAAAGACTGTTTAATTAAGGAGAGCTTCGTGTGATTTGTTTGTAGCACAAACGCTAACAAAAagtatacagggtgtcccaaaaaatttgacatcatttcgcAGGCCAATAATGTTGGCAGTTCTTGTTGAAATGACCTCAAATTTTCAtagaatgtatagaaacagaacaagattttatatttaatgttttatctttgCTCGGTTTTCAGGTTCAGCCGTGCcattcactcccaaagagaagtcattttgtgtcttggaaTTTGTTGATGATGGTCTACCAGATCTTTAGCCCTGCATAAGCAGCCTTCCTCTTTAGATTTTTGGTACCAAGTTCAAATTTGCTTGCCAGTTGGTGAAGattttccaaattttgcattgaaggCACGCTGCACAGCCTTGGGTGACTGTGTGTGAGCATATTCCAGGACGCAAAATGACTTCGCTTTAGGAGTGAACAGCATGGCTccacctgaaaacacaacaaaaataaaaccttaaatatgcaatcttgatctgtttctatacattctgtgaaaatttgaggttattcCAACGAGAATTGCCACAATTGTTGGCCTGCAAAATGATGTCAGATtgtttgggacaccctgtatatccATCTTTTCCTTGTGTGCACATTCTTATCCTACATGGTTTGTTTGTCCTGTTGATTTCTCCTTGTAGATGTGAAGCAGCCATCTATCTTGGAAGCGCTCTCTAAGCCCAAACCTGCAACCAGTGCCGCTTCCAAGAAGGTGCCTTCGTTTGACTCCAGCGACTCGGATATTGAAGCGAAACCTGCGATTAAGAAGGCAAAAGCTGCCGTAAAACGAAAACAGGCCGTCAGCGACGACTCTGACAGCAGCTCGGACGACCTCATGTCACGTCTCAAAGCCAAAGCAGCCGGCGGCAAGGTCGGTTTTTACGCTCGGCTCTGAATTCAAACAGCCTTTAAGCTGtcgttttattattttctgatttattttttaagttgtCATGGACATGTTTCACACCAGAATATTTTTGTTTGCTGTAGAAAACCAAGAGCTGggaggaagacgaggacgaCAGCTTCCAGCTTTCAGACCAAGAAGCAGCTCCGGTAGCCGTGGCTCAGCGGGACAAGCCTTCACGTGCCCGGAAACCCGTCACTTACATGATGGACTCCGACTCAGATGAAGATTTTTAAATCACAGTACAAGTCAGATTCTTTCGTATGTTACGTACATAGTGTTTGCCACCGATATGCTTTTATCAGCTGAAGCACGGCTGCATCTACGTCCTCAGCTTAAGTGGACCTTATAGCTGCAGTCTGTGTaacctttaaaatgtttcttaaccTTTCAAAGAGCTGAAAATGATGTGTTGGATGCTGTTATAGTCAGGTTTTAGTCTACCGTTGACTTTTTTCTAggttttttaaatgtcttttgtattccacttgtgtgtgttttgtcttgtcttgtaaatatttcactGGCTGTTCGATTTTGGaattataataataaagttAACTTGTTTGTATTGATTGTGCGGTAAGTTTGTGTGACGCAACTTTCTTCACAGCAatcctctaaaaaaaaaaaactattgacTTTACCGATGTGATTCAGTCAGGCCCTCAGTAGtgttcaaaaaacatgtttaaccctcctgttctcatttacgtttaccaaaaaatattgtttccttgtctgaaaaaaatccaaaaattcagcaaaaaaaaatccccaaatttctgaaaatttgcaaaaccttcaggaagaaaattccaataatttcttaaaagttattttattctaattttttattatttattttaataattattaatttcattatttaaaaaatcccccaaatttggcaagaaaattcttgtaaatattttcaaaaaatgagtaaaaatcttccaaaaaaatcctaaaaatatctaaagtgattccatatatatcagtaaaacttctaatatttctttaagaacattcacctaaaaatccagcaaaatttgctggattttggttgatttttatgtgaatgtttcttaagaaatatttttaacatttctttttttccaccaaaaaaacattcaaagatttcccaaaaatgttgaaaatgtggacatcagaagtttcactgtcaaaattattcttttttccccaacacattttcaaagtttaaaaccGATCAATTTTGATCCGCAGGACCACATGAGAGTTAAGGAAGGGAGGAGCCTAAGATGATTGAAATTTGGATGTAAAAGTAACTTAATGGCCACATTAAGGGGATACAGACAAATCAGAGCGAGAAAATTAAAGGTTCCCTTACTTAATTTTTCCAAGTTTGGCCCAATGTGACCACTAGCAAGCAATCAACAATTTTATAGCTTACATGAAATTTGACCTTCAAAACTTGTGATGCATTTAGATGCCTGTGATTGCTAGTGGCATGACACAAACTGCATgtgcaacatattttatttacatacaCTTTATATAAGTCGCATGTTATGGCTCGTTACCAGGAAAACTGGTGGCTCAGCTGAAAACGGATCCTTCCTGCCATTTAGGAAGCTCTTTGAAATACTCATCAAGACTTTGCCTTTCTTGGGTAAACATCGCTTCTGTCTGGGACTCGATGGATGCAGATTAGGACGTAGCAGGAATTTCCTAAACTGTTACCGCCCTCTCAATTATAAACCACGGCAAACCTCACGCACATGCCTCTATTTTTTTCGAGAAAGCATGAGAGGAATATACTGCAAGACTGTCGTGTAAATCTTCCTTCTGCTTGTTCCACGACATTTCTGAGTAACAGGAAGAGCCAGAAGTGGATTACTGAGGTTTATCAATGGGATTACAACTTGCTTGTCTCTAGCTCAGGTAGATAAAATGTCTCAGGCCAAAcctgttctgtcatttttcctgCCACTGGCTTGACTGAAGTGTTGTCGGAGTAGCAGCTGAGCCCGGGACTGAGACTATCTAAATGTTAAAGGTGAGTTCAAATGTGTGGAGAGAAAGCAGCATCAGTCACCACTTTTGGCACAAATATACTGTGTTGATTTGAAGAAGGTCCTAAATGATTTACCTTTATTTCTAACAATGTAGCAACTGTGGGTTTCAACTGTTTGCTTTCAGATGTATGTTGAGTGAAAGCAAAAGAAGCTGGAGATTTAATCTAGATTGCCAttactgttttattattttactgatgTGGTTGAGTTATCTTTACAGGTTTTGTGATAatattttggttttggtttCAGGTTATTGAACTCAATTGACACCTGACTCCACATCAACCCTGAACCCACCTTTGGTTTATTGTCACAATGAGACATGAGTTGGAGATTATAATACgcattttagtttcatttttaagcattttctcTGAGAGGGAGACGTGAATAAATCTCCAGGATTCCAAGAAGTTTGCACCTGACAGAGCTGCAGTCATGGGTGAATGGGGCTTCCTCGGCGGACTCTTTGATAACCTCCAGGTGCACTCGCCGATGCTCGGCCGCTTCTGGCTCTTTCTCATGCTCGTGTTCAGGATCGTGATTCTGGGAACCGTCGCTAGTGACCTGTTTGAGGATGAGCAAGAGGAGTTTGCCTGCAACACCCTGCAGCCGGGCTGTAAGCAGGTTTGCTACGACATGGCCTTCCCCATCTCCCAGTACAGATTCTGGGTGTTTCACATTGTCCTCATCGCTACGCCTTCCCTGCTTTACCTCATGTATGCCACGCATCACAACAACAAGAGGACCAGCCGCTCGAAATTCAGCCAAAGCAGCCAGGGCTACAGAGAAGACCGCCACCTAAGGAGGCTCTATATCATCAACGTGCTCTTCCGAATAGCGGCAGAAATCGGCTCTCTGGTGGGCCAGTGGTTCCTATATGGCTTCAAGGTGGAGGCCCAGTTCCCCTGTTCCCGCTTCCCCTGCCCCTACACAGTGGACTGCTTCACTTCCCGCCCTGCTGAGAAGACTATCTTCCTCTGCTTCTACTTTGCTGTAGGGGTGATATCGGCGTTCTCCAGCATTGTGGAGCTTCTCTACAGCTCCATGAAATGGTTTTGCTCCGGGAGAGCAGACCCCCTTCCCTCAGAGGGCTCCTGTACCTGCCAGAACCTCCACAACTTCAAGGAAGAGGAGGCAGCGGAGAAACCAAGAGTTAAGGCAGCACCAGGGAGCGTTCCCAGCACCGTGAGGCTGAAGGGAGGATCGATGAgaagcagcagcggcagcaggaAGGTCTCCAGCATCGGCCACAAGTACAAGAGCGGAAGACTTGTGAGCAGCAGGACTCTCATGGTTTAAGCTGCAATCGGagtagtccatccatccatcctctatacaccgctttatcctcattagggtcgcggggggtgctggagcctatcccagctgacttgagcgaaggcaggggacaccctggacaggtcgccggtcTGTCAATCGGAGTAGTAAACTTgcatttatatttgtatttcatgtttcattcattcattcatcatttCACTATGAATGGTTTCACCTTTAATGAACGAAGGAGTTTTTATGATGGGACACATCATAAGGGAATGTTTGGGAGTCCAAAGATCAGGAAACAATCAAAGGAGAGACTGATGAGAGGACGGATATGACTCGTTATCTTGCTTGTTCCGATGAATCATTACACAGCATAAACAGACCAGGAGGAGAAAAACAATCTTCTCGCATTAACTTGATGCACTTTATTGCTTCTGTTTAAAAGAAAGCTGCCTGTACACCCTGCTCCGACTAAACATCCACCCAGAAACTGCATccaaacatgctgctgtttctgtatCTGTACACAAAGGTAGTTGTCTGTAACTGCTGGAAACATCAGCAGAATATATTTTACTGTGTAAACTGTAGGAAATACGTTTAGTTTACATCTTACAGATTAGTTAGATATCACCGGAAGCTTTGCAAAGTGTCCAGAATAACTAccttgttcattcattcattggtTTGCTCAATAGTTAGCAGGAAGTTTTGTGTCAACACCATCAGCCGTCATGtcatattccttttttttttttaaataaaagagcACACTGAATTGTTGTATTGTTAGTAGAAATTACCTGCCATGGACTGGTGCTAActaataaacagttttttttttttaatcgtttGTGAAAATGCATTGCCAATATGACaacttgcatttttaaaaactatttttgtgCCATTCAGCATtagagctagcctagccgcgctagacaacccacggcaacgaatttaattcgctgccagggtgggtctagttaccctccataaggctcgaggctggattctcctaaaactggccgacaaatcaccatgaagtgtagagtcagaaggcgggcgtaactaagtgacgacagaggcgcgacaattctgacagaaacaaccggaaacaactagcctagccgcgctagacaacccacggcaacaaatttaattctctgccagggtcgacaacaaaaacgacaacagtcgttgagctccattagcaccgactctgatcaccgctgcttgggacacacgtctcaattctgatcacagatgtattaaaaatgactcccgagacacacacatgttttgcacacactgttgctcagtgaaatctggctggtacaaccgtatCCGACCAGTAGCGCGGAAATGCCAGGCAGCAGCCGAgcacgcgagtttcgtgttgcggtgacggactggcttagctccgtgccaaatcaaattttcaaaatcatctggcgggtcagatattattcctgacgggccagttttggcccgcgggccgccagttgccaaccACTGTGATACACTTCAATATTTGTACATTTATCTCATGTCATGACATAATACTGAGCAATGGTATCATTTGTTATCAGGGGAACATTGTAAATTCTTTAGATTATTAACTATGGATCACTAAATGACCCAACTTTAAGACTTTCTGGACGTAATCATGACCTTTTATGTGTTCTATATTTGTAGTAACGGTTTGAGCTGATTTCCCGGAGATGAATTagatgtaaaatgaaataatgttcaCATATTTTCCACATAGTACACAGGCCTATCATAGACACTACTTAAATCAATTCTTTCTTTAACTGTTGAGAACTCTACTCTCTAAATGTAGTGCACTGTGTTAAACAGAGTGACTCTGGACATGAGAAACAACTTATGTGACTCTTTGAGGTTAACAAAATCCAAATGGCAGCGCCTTCCA is part of the Acanthochromis polyacanthus isolate Apoly-LR-REF ecotype Palm Island chromosome 19, KAUST_Apoly_ChrSc, whole genome shotgun sequence genome and encodes:
- the LOC110958382 gene encoding gap junction delta-3 protein-like, with translation MGEWGFLGGLFDNLQVHSPMLGRFWLFLMLVFRIVILGTVASDLFEDEQEEFACNTLQPGCKQVCYDMAFPISQYRFWVFHIVLIATPSLLYLMYATHHNNKRTSRSKFSQSSQGYREDRHLRRLYIINVLFRIAAEIGSLVGQWFLYGFKVEAQFPCSRFPCPYTVDCFTSRPAEKTIFLCFYFAVGVISAFSSIVELLYSSMKWFCSGRADPLPSEGSCTCQNLHNFKEEEAAEKPRVKAAPGSVPSTVRLKGGSMRSSSGSRKVSSIGHKYKSGRLVSSRTLMV